One Papaver somniferum cultivar HN1 chromosome 10, ASM357369v1, whole genome shotgun sequence genomic window carries:
- the LOC113318423 gene encoding uncharacterized protein LOC113318423 isoform X2 — MVSSSLFCACSVMGELSAQWAAYTKISNVRSNLCALGMEKQRLMFTEISPDREFNLSKTEHLISITENELENLISTTAEELGPFITAIASTQPQSSVEQLVDAAKGVAEKKDETDFELIIPSYFFEEQDDSLDLELIPSFFLEELDESVNCDPQEVQLIPNSNNSNCIKGSLTEIVFSKWIRVFNNHNQLTMRVSCLNLKLLKELMLNYHQLSGKNRFTLLLANTRMYFDRGKGFQLIKGNSYFSDKYSLCSYKVNSDLFILLMDFFDFIGDYALCFYVTASGSLVLAVCSLLMAYYKENFMHMLVIKHGYASYSLFPNSVVLMFLQKSDYGDSGKLLVKMSQRNIIFENTLYSLVDKYYLEYVNELIGQHGYPSALFFEGSIVVVLAKEVEKGDGCQLLAQNLHQDGVGVVAHGFYSCC; from the exons ATGGTATCATCCAGTCTTTTCTGTGCGTGCTCTGTAATGGGGGAGTTATCGGCTCAATGGGCGGCGTATACCAAGATCAGTAATGTAAGGAGCAACTTATGTGCTCTTGGAATGGAGAAACAAAGGTTGATGTTTACTGAAATCTCACCAGATCGAGAGTTTAATCTTTCAAAAACGGAGCATCTCATTTCGATCACCGAGAATGAGTTGGAAAATCTCATTTCAACCACAGCGGAAGAGTTGGGACCTTTCATCACAGCTATTGCATCAACTCAGCCACAATCATCAGTAGAACAATTAGTTGATGCAGCTAAAGGTGTTGCTGAAAAGAAAGACGAAACTGATTTCGAGTTGATTATTCCTTCTTATTTCTTTGAAGAACAAGATGATTCTCTAGATTTAGAATTGATTCCTTCTTTTTTCTTGGAAGAACTAGACGAATCAGTAAATTGTGACCCTCAGGAGGTACAACTCATTCCCAATTCGAATAATTCCAATTGTATTAAGGGTTCTCTCACTGAAATCGTTTTCAGTAAATGGATAAGGGTCTTCAACAACCATAACCAGCTCACAATGAGGGTTAGTTGTTTGAATCTTAAACTCTTGAAGGAGCTGATGTTAAATTACCACCAGCTAAGTGGTAAGAATCGTTTTACTCTTCTCCTTGCTAATACTAGAATGTACTTCGATCGTGGAAAAGGATTTCAACTCATTAAGGGGAATTCATATTTTTCTGATAAGTATAGTTTATGTTCTTATAAGGTTAATTCGGATTTATTTATACTTCTTAtggatttttttgattttattggTGATTATGCATTGTGTTTTTATGTCACTGCTTCTGGCTCTCTTGTACTCGCTGTTTGTTCCCTTTTAATGGCTTACTACAAGGAGAATTTTATGCATATGCTCGTCATTAAACATGGGTATGCCTCATATTCCTTGTTTCCTAATTCAGTTGTACTGATGTTTCTTCAAAAGAGTGACTATGGTGATAGTGGTAAGCTGCTTGTCAAAATGTCACAGAGAAACATTATATTCGAAAATACTTTATACTCTCTCGTGGATAAATATTATCTGGAATATGTTAATGAGCTTATTGGCCAACATGGGTACCCATCAGCTTTGTTTTTTGAGGGATCAATTGTCGTTGTGCTGGCGAAAGAGGTCGAAAAGGGTGATGGTTGCCAGTTGTTGGCTCAAAATCTACATCAAG ATGGTGTTGGGGTGGTGGCACACGGTTTCTATTCTTGCTGCTAA
- the LOC113318423 gene encoding uncharacterized protein LOC113318423 isoform X1, translated as MVSSSLFCACSVMGELSAQWAAYTKISNVRSNLCALGMEKQRLMFTEISPDREFNLSKTEHLISITENELENLISTTAEELGPFITAIASTQPQSSVEQLVDAAKGVAEKKDETDFELIIPSYFFEEQDDSLDLELIPSFFLEELDESVNCDPQEVQLIPNSNNSNCIKGSLTEIVFSKWIRVFNNHNQLTMRVSCLNLKLLKELMLNYHQLSGKNRFTLLLANTRMYFDRGKGFQLIKGNSYFSDKYSLCSYKVNSDLFILLMDFFDFIGDYALCFYVTASGSLVLAVCSLLMAYYKENFMHMLVIKHGYASYSLFPNSVVLMFLQKSDYGDSGKLLVKMSQRNIIFENTLYSLVDKYYLEYVNELIGQHGYPSALFFEGSIVVVLAKEVEKGDGCQLLAQNLHQEDGVGVVAHGFYSCC; from the exons ATGGTATCATCCAGTCTTTTCTGTGCGTGCTCTGTAATGGGGGAGTTATCGGCTCAATGGGCGGCGTATACCAAGATCAGTAATGTAAGGAGCAACTTATGTGCTCTTGGAATGGAGAAACAAAGGTTGATGTTTACTGAAATCTCACCAGATCGAGAGTTTAATCTTTCAAAAACGGAGCATCTCATTTCGATCACCGAGAATGAGTTGGAAAATCTCATTTCAACCACAGCGGAAGAGTTGGGACCTTTCATCACAGCTATTGCATCAACTCAGCCACAATCATCAGTAGAACAATTAGTTGATGCAGCTAAAGGTGTTGCTGAAAAGAAAGACGAAACTGATTTCGAGTTGATTATTCCTTCTTATTTCTTTGAAGAACAAGATGATTCTCTAGATTTAGAATTGATTCCTTCTTTTTTCTTGGAAGAACTAGACGAATCAGTAAATTGTGACCCTCAGGAGGTACAACTCATTCCCAATTCGAATAATTCCAATTGTATTAAGGGTTCTCTCACTGAAATCGTTTTCAGTAAATGGATAAGGGTCTTCAACAACCATAACCAGCTCACAATGAGGGTTAGTTGTTTGAATCTTAAACTCTTGAAGGAGCTGATGTTAAATTACCACCAGCTAAGTGGTAAGAATCGTTTTACTCTTCTCCTTGCTAATACTAGAATGTACTTCGATCGTGGAAAAGGATTTCAACTCATTAAGGGGAATTCATATTTTTCTGATAAGTATAGTTTATGTTCTTATAAGGTTAATTCGGATTTATTTATACTTCTTAtggatttttttgattttattggTGATTATGCATTGTGTTTTTATGTCACTGCTTCTGGCTCTCTTGTACTCGCTGTTTGTTCCCTTTTAATGGCTTACTACAAGGAGAATTTTATGCATATGCTCGTCATTAAACATGGGTATGCCTCATATTCCTTGTTTCCTAATTCAGTTGTACTGATGTTTCTTCAAAAGAGTGACTATGGTGATAGTGGTAAGCTGCTTGTCAAAATGTCACAGAGAAACATTATATTCGAAAATACTTTATACTCTCTCGTGGATAAATATTATCTGGAATATGTTAATGAGCTTATTGGCCAACATGGGTACCCATCAGCTTTGTTTTTTGAGGGATCAATTGTCGTTGTGCTGGCGAAAGAGGTCGAAAAGGGTGATGGTTGCCAGTTGTTGGCTCAAAATCTACATCAAG AAGATGGTGTTGGGGTGGTGGCACACGGTTTCTATTCTTGCTGCTAA